The Ruminococcaceae bacterium BL-4 region GCAAAAATCTTTTGGAAATGGTGCCGAAATTTTAACAACAGATTTGGTAATCGGATGAATAAATTTTAAATATCCGCAATGAAGGGCCTGACGAAAAATCAAGTCTTTTCTGCCTCCGTAAAAATCGTCTCCGCAAAGCGGATGCCCCAAATAAGCCATATGCACTCGTATCTGATGCGTTCTGCCGGTCTCAATAGAACAGGCAATCAGCGTCTGATTTTTGCCCGATCCTATCTCTTTCCAATGAGTAATCGCAGAAGCGCCGTCTTCTCGAACCATCCTCTGTAAAGAATGTCCAGGCATCAGTCCAATCGGTGCATTGACTGTTCCACAACCGGATAAAACCCCTTCACAAACTGCATAATAAACCTTATGAATTTTGCCGATCGCAGCAGACGCCGCATATGCATTTTTTGCAAGAAGAACAATTCCGGTCGTATCTTTATCCAATCGATACAGTGGCCGAAAAGCAGAAGGCTCTCCATTTTTTCCTAGATATGTGCAGACAGAAGCCATCAGTGTATCGCGTTCCTCATGTCCGGGACGCCGATAAAGGATCTGCCCTGCCGGTTTATCAACCGCAAGGAAATCATGATCCTCCCATAAAACTTTTGGCGCAGGAACATCTTTGGGAAGCAACTGGTACGGTTCATCTTCAGGAAGCTGCAAGATCACTCTTTGCCCTACTTTTAGATGGTCCGTTGCAATCATTAATTTTCCATCGGCTGTAATCCCTTTTGAAACCCTTTTTAATTTTGCAAGCATACGAGCCGATATTTGGCAATAACCTCTTAAGAAACCTTTTACTGTAACCCCATCATAATTTTCCGGAACAAAAAATTGCAATTTTCGCATGATTTCCTCCATAAAAAAACCATCTCCGGAATTGACCTCCCGAAGATGGCTTTTCATTCATGCTTATTCAATCACTTTATTTAACTTCAACTGTCCAACCAAACGGATCCGGGATTTTGCCCCACTGGATACCGGTCAGGGTATCATAAAGTTTCTGGCTCAGTTCACCAATTTTACCATCGTTGATAACCATGATGTCATCGCCCCATTTAAGATGACCAATTGGAGAAATAACTGCTGCAGTGCCACTGCCAAAAGCTTCTTCCAGCTTGCCATCCTTTGCAGCATCAGCCAATTCCTGAATGGAAAGACGGCGCTCAACAACTGGTACTCCCCATTTTTTCAGGATCTCAATGACACTCATACGAGTAACTCCAGGCAGAATAGAACCCTGTAATTCCGGAGTAACGACTTCTCCGTTAATCTTAAAGAAGACGTTCATCGTACCGACTTCTTCGATGTATTTACGCTCGACGCCATCGAGCCAAAGAACCTGTGTATAATCCTGCTTTTCTGCCTCGTCCTGCGCCTTCAAAGAAGCTGCATAGTTACCGGCTGTCTTAGTATAGCCCATGCCGCCGCGAACTGCACGAACATAATTCTTCTCAACATAAATTTTAACCGGGTTAAGGCCTTCCGGATAGTAGTTTCCGACCGGGCAGGTAATTACAATAAAGAGCAGATGATCCGCAGGATGAACACCGATATGAGGATCCATACCAATGATGAACGGACGAATATAAAGAGAAGCGCCCTCGCTTGTTGGAATCCAATCTTTATCTACCGAAACCAGTTTCTCAATCGCCTTTTCTGCAAATTTCTCATCGATCTGAGGAATGCAAAGACGATCATTTGAGCTGTTCATACGTGCCATGTTTCTATCCGGACGGAACAAAAGAATTCGGCCATCTACCGCACGATAAGCCTTCATTCCTTCAAAAACAGACTGTCCGTAATGCAGACACATTGCTGCCGGAGACATGTCAAGATTACCAAACGGTACGATTCTGGCGTCATGCCATCCTTTTCCTTTATCATAGTCCATCAGGAACATATGATCAGAGAAAATCGTGCCGAAGGGAAGCGGCGCTCCCGGCGCTGGCTTTTGCTTCGGATTTTTTGTCAATTCTACCCTGATT contains the following coding sequences:
- a CDS encoding PseudoU_synth_2 domain-containing protein — encoded protein: MRKLQFFVPENYDGVTVKGFLRGYCQISARMLAKLKRVSKGITADGKLMIATDHLKVGQRVILQLPEDEPYQLLPKDVPAPKVLWEDHDFLAVDKPAGQILYRRPGHEERDTLMASVCTYLGKNGEPSAFRPLYRLDKDTTGIVLLAKNAYAASAAIGKIHKVYYAVCEGVLSGCGTVNAPIGLMPGHSLQRMVREDGASAITHWKEIGSGKNQTLIACSIETGRTHQIRVHMAYLGHPLCGDDFYGGRKDLIFRQALHCGYLKFIHPITKSVVKISAPFPKDFCALLSVCNINCTKAVREMDPEILF
- the ilvK gene encoding branched-chain amino acid aminotransferase (Evidence 2a : Function from experimental evidences in other organisms; PubMedId : 12670965, 17611193, 22938038; Product type e : enzyme), giving the protein MQEIRVELTKNPKQKPAPGAPLPFGTIFSDHMFLMDYDKGKGWHDARIVPFGNLDMSPAAMCLHYGQSVFEGMKAYRAVDGRILLFRPDRNMARMNSSNDRLCIPQIDEKFAEKAIEKLVSVDKDWIPTSEGASLYIRPFIIGMDPHIGVHPADHLLFIVITCPVGNYYPEGLNPVKIYVEKNYVRAVRGGMGYTKTAGNYAASLKAQDEAEKQDYTQVLWLDGVERKYIEEVGTMNVFFKINGEVVTPELQGSILPGVTRMSVIEILKKWGVPVVERRLSIQELADAAKDGKLEEAFGSGTAAVISPIGHLKWGDDIMVINDGKIGELSQKLYDTLTGIQWGKIPDPFGWTVEVK